The following are encoded together in the Pleurocapsa sp. FMAR1 genome:
- a CDS encoding serine/threonine protein kinase, translated as MNDYPNLIPYGYKINAELGRNREGGRITWKGVALNNQRSVVIKQFCFATTGSTWSGYKAYEQEIKVLEKLDYPGIPKYLGSIETDDGFCLVQEYISASNLDNFRQLSLFEIQQIAGKILEILVYLQQQNPSVIHRDLKPENILLSENLQVYLIDFGFACLGSIEASGSSVFKGTPGFIAPEQIIKPTLASDLYSLGVTLVCLISDKSITEIRDFTSADDPYQLSLKSLLPELERQFRQWLAKMTNAKVSKRFPNALTAQDALSHLMSTSSSILAVNDSQLNTQSKPIIIGTLGIFGLSTAATWSLSFVDRSTEPTLVNIAIATVAAIAIGITELGAVEIAKIDPQAKTQGAILAIITPALLVTLSGIFWGIQEAVSIAAAITVGEIVLFAYFWWQIPIGKTNSPLAKIGYLLSAIALGISLGLKLI; from the coding sequence ATGAATGATTATCCTAATTTGATACCTTACGGATATAAAATTAACGCCGAATTAGGGCGCAATCGTGAAGGAGGGCGCATAACCTGGAAAGGAGTTGCTCTAAATAATCAACGCTCAGTAGTGATCAAGCAATTTTGCTTTGCAACGACTGGCTCAACTTGGTCAGGATATAAAGCTTATGAACAGGAAATCAAAGTATTAGAAAAACTAGATTATCCTGGGATTCCTAAATATTTAGGCAGTATAGAAACAGATGATGGTTTCTGCTTAGTCCAAGAATACATTTCAGCCTCTAATTTGGACAATTTTAGGCAATTATCATTATTTGAAATCCAGCAAATTGCTGGTAAAATTCTTGAAATTTTGGTTTATTTACAGCAACAAAATCCTTCTGTAATACATCGCGATCTTAAGCCTGAAAATATTTTGCTGTCTGAAAATCTACAGGTGTATTTAATCGACTTTGGATTTGCTTGCTTAGGTAGCATTGAAGCATCTGGTAGCAGCGTTTTTAAGGGAACTCCTGGATTTATTGCTCCTGAGCAAATTATTAAACCAACTCTGGCTTCGGATCTTTATAGCTTAGGAGTTACTCTTGTTTGTCTGATATCAGACAAAAGTATTACCGAGATTCGCGACTTTACATCGGCAGATGACCCTTATCAATTGAGCTTAAAATCTTTATTGCCAGAGTTAGAGCGACAGTTTAGGCAGTGGTTAGCAAAAATGACTAATGCCAAAGTAAGCAAGCGTTTTCCCAATGCTTTAACTGCTCAAGATGCGTTATCACATTTAATGTCCACATCTAGTAGTATTTTAGCAGTTAATGACTCTCAATTAAATACCCAGTCTAAGCCAATTATTATCGGTACATTAGGAATTTTTGGTTTAAGTACCGCAGCCACATGGAGTTTGAGCTTTGTCGATCGCTCTACAGAACCAACTTTAGTCAACATAGCGATCGCCACTGTTGCCGCGATCGCCATTGGTATTACCGAATTGGGAGCAGTTGAGATTGCCAAAATAGACCCTCAGGCAAAAACCCAGGGGGCTATTCTTGCCATAATCACTCCCGCCTTGCTAGTTACCCTCAGTGGTATATTCTGGGGCATACAAGAAGCGGTAAGCATAGCAGCAGCGATTACAGTTGGGGAGATTGTGCTTTTTGCTTACTTTTGGTGGCAAATACCCATTGGCAAAACAAATAGCCCTTTAGCAAAAATTGGTTATTTATTAAGTGCGATCGCTTTAGGAATTAGTTTGGGGTTAAAGTTAATCTAA
- a CDS encoding TetR/AcrR family transcriptional regulator → MPVFSQQTWKMRQTPATEKDTRTKILQAALKLFARQGYDGTTTKDLAKSAQVAEGTVFRHFTNKKAILIEVATAGWVDILTDLLMELSEMGSYKAVSQVMRRRMLNMRKNSDLMRVCFIEAQYHPELRESIQAEVIDKMTDVAEAFFETAMEKGIYRQMNPKIVAKVFLGIFAIAGFSEETILDPDSSPQAMQEMAEGISDIFLRGVLNIEH, encoded by the coding sequence ATGCCAGTTTTTTCTCAGCAAACCTGGAAGATGCGTCAAACTCCTGCTACAGAGAAGGACACCCGCACTAAAATTTTACAGGCTGCACTAAAACTATTTGCTCGTCAAGGCTATGATGGCACAACCACTAAAGATTTAGCCAAGTCAGCACAAGTAGCTGAGGGAACTGTGTTTCGTCACTTTACTAACAAAAAAGCAATTTTAATTGAAGTGGCTACTGCGGGATGGGTTGACATTCTGACAGATTTACTAATGGAACTTAGCGAAATGGGTAGCTATAAAGCAGTATCGCAAGTGATGCGTCGTAGAATGCTGAATATGCGTAAAAATAGCGATTTGATGCGAGTTTGCTTCATTGAGGCTCAATATCATCCAGAATTAAGAGAGAGTATTCAAGCAGAAGTAATTGACAAGATGACCGATGTGGCAGAAGCTTTTTTTGAAACCGCGATGGAAAAGGGAATTTATCGTCAGATGAATCCTAAAATAGTTGCCAAGGTATTTTTAGGTATATTTGCGATCGCTGGTTTTTCTGAAGAAACAATTCTTGACCCTGATTCATCACCTCAAGCTATGCAGGAAATGGCTGAAGGGATTTCTGATATCTTTTTACGGGGAGTCTTAAACATTGAGCATTGA
- a CDS encoding GGDEF domain-containing response regulator — MSKLLRVLIVEDSEDDAELLAIELERGNYEITYQRVDTKADMQAALQKSQSWDIVLADYSMPQFSAIAALELLKECDLDLPFVIVSGKIGEDTAVAAMKAGAHDYLIKGKLSRLIPAVERELREAILREEYRAAQKRLKYLAFYDKLTDLPNRTLFFEHLSREITRQQEQKQADNQSLSGHRSSSTLAVLLLSIDRFRCIKHSLGYEISEQLLISVARRLEEYISENDFNLVAKIGEDEFALLITNIIDPQDIINRAEHLYRQLIKPFQIKSSLICSTVSIGIALNQDRNQNPAQLLQSADTAMQYAKVNFVKTSVLFNDRMQSKAVEKLRLENDLQKAIENKQLYLNYQPIVSLDTGKISCLEALVRWKHSSLGSIPPDKFIPICEETGQIIALGQWVLSEACCQLVAWQKLFIADSSLTMSINLSRIQVYHPELIPQIDGLLDSLNLKGEDLKLEITESTLMENTSSVRKVLKQLKERDIKICLDDFGTGYSSLSYLRYLPVDTVKIDRSFIGAEINGTNYDIIKAIINLAHSLGLDVVAEGIETKAQLEILRGLGCEYGQGYFFAYPLDSKDVLNLVQQ, encoded by the coding sequence ATGAGTAAACTTCTGCGAGTCTTAATTGTTGAAGATTCAGAAGATGATGCCGAACTACTAGCCATTGAACTTGAACGAGGTAATTATGAAATAACTTATCAAAGAGTTGACACCAAAGCGGATATGCAGGCTGCTTTACAAAAATCCCAATCTTGGGATATTGTGCTGGCTGATTATTCTATGCCTCAGTTTAGCGCGATCGCTGCTTTAGAACTATTAAAAGAATGTGATCTAGATCTACCCTTTGTCATTGTGTCAGGCAAGATTGGCGAAGATACGGCAGTAGCAGCCATGAAAGCAGGCGCTCACGACTATTTAATCAAAGGTAAGCTATCTCGCCTAATTCCTGCCGTTGAAAGAGAGTTAAGAGAAGCAATACTGAGAGAAGAATATCGCGCTGCTCAAAAAAGACTTAAGTATCTTGCCTTTTACGATAAGTTAACCGATTTACCCAACAGGACTTTATTTTTTGAACACCTCAGCCGTGAAATAACTCGTCAGCAAGAACAAAAACAAGCCGATAATCAAAGTTTGAGCGGGCATAGATCATCAAGTACTTTAGCTGTTTTATTATTGAGTATCGATCGCTTTCGGTGTATAAAACATAGCTTAGGTTACGAAATTAGTGAGCAGCTACTAATCTCGGTGGCTCGTCGCCTAGAGGAATATATTAGCGAAAATGATTTTAATCTTGTTGCCAAAATTGGTGAGGACGAATTTGCCTTACTAATTACAAATATTATCGATCCTCAGGATATTATAAATCGGGCAGAACATCTTTATCGTCAGCTTATTAAGCCCTTTCAAATCAAAAGCAGCCTAATCTGCTCTACAGTCAGTATTGGTATTGCTCTTAATCAAGATCGCAACCAAAATCCTGCCCAGCTTTTGCAGTCGGCTGATACAGCTATGCAGTATGCCAAAGTAAACTTTGTCAAAACTTCGGTCTTATTTAATGACAGAATGCAGAGTAAGGCAGTCGAAAAGCTGCGGTTAGAAAACGATTTACAAAAGGCGATCGAAAACAAGCAGCTATATCTTAACTATCAACCTATAGTTTCTTTAGATACAGGAAAAATTAGTTGTTTGGAAGCCTTAGTCAGGTGGAAACATAGTTCTCTTGGCTCAATTCCTCCAGACAAATTTATTCCTATTTGCGAAGAAACTGGTCAGATTATTGCTTTAGGTCAGTGGGTGCTTTCTGAAGCTTGTTGTCAATTGGTAGCTTGGCAAAAGTTATTTATTGCCGACTCATCTTTGACAATGAGTATTAATTTGTCCCGCATCCAAGTTTATCATCCTGAGTTGATTCCTCAAATAGACGGTCTTTTGGATTCATTGAATTTAAAGGGCGAAGATCTAAAGCTAGAAATTACCGAAAGTACCCTGATGGAAAACACCTCATCAGTAAGAAAAGTTTTAAAGCAGTTAAAAGAACGAGATATCAAAATATGTTTGGATGACTTTGGGACTGGTTATTCTTCTTTGAGCTATTTACGCTATTTACCTGTAGATACGGTAAAAATAGACCGCTCATTTATTGGAGCAGAGATCAATGGTACTAATTACGATATTATCAAGGCAATTATTAACCTAGCTCATAGTTTAGGTTTAGATGTTGTTGCCGAAGGTATTGAAACCAAAGCTCAACTAGAAATATTGCGAGGTTTAGGCTGTGAATATGGACAAGGATATTTCTTTGCTTATCCTCTCGATAGTAAAGATGTTTTAAACTTAGTGCAGCAATAA
- a CDS encoding thioredoxin family protein → MVKTASTMLALGTAAPEFELQDVVSGKTVSLADFSDRQALLLMFICQHCPFVKHVQNELASIGQDYDQQPLGIVAISANDVANYPQDAPEKLKQMAQELNFNFPVCYDESQEVSKVYTAACTPDFFLFDADAKLAYRGQLDDSRPSTNIPVTGKDLRQAIDALLQGKTVDFEQKPSIGCNIKWKPGNEPKYFG, encoded by the coding sequence ATGGTAAAAACTGCTTCGACAATGCTAGCTCTAGGGACTGCTGCACCTGAGTTTGAGCTTCAGGATGTAGTGTCTGGTAAAACTGTTTCTTTAGCCGACTTTAGCGATCGCCAAGCTTTACTATTGATGTTTATTTGTCAGCATTGTCCTTTTGTTAAGCACGTACAGAATGAATTAGCGAGCATTGGTCAAGACTATGACCAGCAACCTTTAGGCATTGTAGCAATTAGTGCTAATGATGTAGCAAATTATCCTCAAGATGCTCCTGAAAAGTTAAAGCAAATGGCGCAAGAATTAAACTTCAACTTTCCTGTTTGCTACGACGAAAGCCAAGAGGTAAGTAAAGTTTATACTGCTGCCTGTACTCCTGACTTCTTTTTATTTGATGCAGACGCTAAACTGGCATATCGTGGTCAATTAGATGATAGTCGCCCTAGCACAAATATTCCCGTTACAGGCAAGGATTTACGTCAGGCGATCGATGCCTTGCTACAGGGTAAGACGGTCGATTTTGAACAAAAACCCAGCATTGGCTGCAATATCAAATGGAAACCAGGTAACGAGCCAAAGTACTTTGGCTAG
- a CDS encoding response regulator translates to MSIKTILLVEDNPDDRELMTLAFSQGEIPHNLVVVSNGIEALNYLLGNNSNNEPSASLNEENLPSMPALIMLDLNLPKMDGIEVLKRIRAHPQTKLIPTVILSSSNERQDLIDSYINGCNSYIQKPIHFTQLQNFVREISTYWLTVNQLPPVFGVPNE, encoded by the coding sequence ATGTCAATTAAAACTATCTTATTAGTAGAAGATAATCCTGATGATCGCGAGTTAATGACCCTTGCTTTCTCTCAAGGAGAAATCCCCCACAATTTGGTTGTCGTGTCCAACGGAATTGAGGCTTTAAACTATTTATTAGGGAATAATTCTAATAATGAGCCATCTGCATCGTTAAACGAGGAAAATTTACCTTCCATGCCAGCCTTAATCATGCTGGATCTCAATTTACCAAAAATGGATGGAATTGAAGTTTTAAAGCGTATTCGCGCTCATCCACAGACAAAATTAATCCCAACAGTCATTTTAAGCTCTTCAAATGAGCGACAAGACCTCATAGACAGTTATATTAATGGTTGTAACAGTTATATTCAAAAACCGATACACTTTACACAACTACAAAATTTTGTTAGAGAAATAAGTACGTATTGGTTGACTGTTAATCAGTTACCACCTGTTTTTGGAGTCCCAAATGAGTAA
- a CDS encoding GntR family transcriptional regulator has translation MIAIEKNQSLRQQVYQALRQIILKGDLASGERIVETTLAKQLQVSRTPIREAIGQLQQEKLIVANSTGGLRVTTLSVQDAVQLYDCRLALEQPAIVSACEQISPKQLKQLEKYVLLAEKLAHPSSKSDSLKLLEIDYQFHHLIAESSGNKWLLTLLEQVFDQMSLLRVQTTKHNPQVLEIRLEHRQVYNAIAEKNSDLAQATIKEHLIASKARVVRELEAINNPEITSI, from the coding sequence ATGATTGCTATTGAAAAAAACCAGTCCTTACGGCAGCAAGTATATCAAGCCCTGAGACAAATTATCCTCAAAGGAGATTTGGCTTCAGGAGAACGAATAGTTGAAACAACGTTAGCCAAACAATTACAGGTTAGCCGTACTCCTATTCGCGAAGCAATTGGTCAATTGCAGCAGGAAAAATTAATAGTAGCTAATTCTACAGGTGGCTTAAGAGTTACTACCCTTTCTGTTCAAGACGCAGTTCAGCTTTATGATTGTCGTCTAGCTTTAGAACAACCTGCCATTGTGAGTGCTTGCGAGCAAATTAGCCCAAAGCAGCTAAAGCAGCTTGAAAAATATGTGCTGTTGGCAGAAAAGTTAGCACATCCGTCTAGTAAATCTGATAGCTTGAAACTTCTGGAAATAGATTATCAATTTCATCATCTCATCGCCGAAAGTTCGGGTAATAAATGGCTGCTAACCTTGCTGGAACAGGTTTTTGATCAAATGTCACTTTTAAGAGTGCAAACTACCAAACACAATCCTCAAGTTTTAGAAATTCGCTTAGAACATAGACAAGTTTATAATGCGATCGCCGAAAAGAACTCAGATTTAGCCCAAGCAACTATTAAAGAACATTTAATTGCCAGCAAAGCCAGGGTAGTGCGTGAATTAGAGGCGATCAACAACCCAGAAATTACATCCATTTAA
- a CDS encoding M10 family metallopeptidase C-terminal domain-containing protein: protein MEDTETQNTLFVPFLGQSNAQQMSYIYDPYQPGMIANDTSGAIILDRNLTALIEGNVVTSDTRETNFAVGGSKVDGNGYFQDDSTVWWYPDWGQPGGALRQAEQGLQDWLSVQGAQPTDEIAIVWSQGESDVGDILEGDPIAREKYKQSTLAVFDNLRSQLNYADVKFYLVPTGRFQADGATNAGLSPLNIETINGGLKVVREVQEEIATQRDDVLLATDYSDLNMVYEEGTLYGASYDLDYSEWSTDFWHLGHDGLKINGDRLAQYIALDRGENNVISFTDSFGNPAQSTSLARAGLLDINVSGNPSLGVIQGTNNPDVIVGTLAADVIIGGEGNDIIMASQGVDTLTGSAGNDVFFFDPLIYPGVANNSDTIADFELGSDRLDVSELLKLTGNPLADTIATQYITVNPLSETSLEIKFDVDAIGEQSAETLAILENVSPGEFIAEIGTQLIVTPTEF from the coding sequence ATGGAAGATACAGAAACTCAAAACACTTTGTTTGTTCCTTTTTTGGGTCAGTCTAACGCTCAGCAAATGAGCTATATTTACGATCCATATCAGCCAGGAATGATCGCTAATGATACCTCTGGAGCGATTATTTTAGATCGAAATTTGACAGCCTTGATTGAAGGCAATGTGGTGACTAGCGATACGAGAGAAACCAATTTTGCCGTGGGCGGAAGTAAGGTCGACGGCAATGGTTATTTTCAAGATGATAGTACGGTCTGGTGGTATCCAGATTGGGGTCAACCAGGGGGAGCTTTACGCCAGGCTGAACAAGGTTTACAAGACTGGTTATCTGTCCAAGGAGCGCAGCCAACAGACGAGATTGCCATTGTTTGGTCTCAAGGAGAATCTGACGTAGGAGATATTTTGGAAGGAGATCCTATTGCTAGAGAAAAATATAAACAGTCTACTTTGGCAGTTTTTGATAATTTGCGCAGTCAGCTAAATTATGCTGATGTTAAGTTTTATCTTGTGCCAACGGGACGTTTTCAGGCAGATGGAGCAACTAATGCCGGTCTTTCTCCTCTAAACATTGAAACAATCAATGGTGGGTTAAAAGTAGTCCGTGAAGTCCAAGAGGAAATAGCTACCCAACGAGATGATGTCTTATTGGCAACAGATTATTCAGATCTTAATATGGTCTACGAAGAAGGTACATTATATGGTGCAAGCTACGATCTCGACTATAGTGAATGGTCTACTGATTTTTGGCATTTAGGTCATGATGGACTAAAGATTAATGGCGATCGCCTGGCGCAATATATAGCCTTGGATCGGGGAGAAAACAACGTTATTAGCTTTACTGATTCTTTTGGGAATCCTGCCCAGTCTACCTCGCTTGCTCGTGCTGGACTATTAGATATCAACGTTTCAGGCAACCCCAGCCTGGGGGTTATTCAAGGAACAAATAATCCTGATGTGATAGTCGGCACTTTGGCAGCCGATGTAATTATCGGAGGAGAAGGGAATGACATAATTATGGCTAGTCAAGGAGTAGATACTTTGACAGGATCTGCGGGAAATGATGTTTTTTTCTTTGACCCTTTAATATATCCTGGGGTGGCTAATAACTCTGATACGATCGCTGATTTTGAACTTGGCAGCGATCGCCTGGACGTATCGGAGCTTTTAAAGCTTACTGGCAACCCGCTTGCTGATACTATTGCTACTCAATACATTACTGTTAATCCCCTCAGCGAAACTAGTTTGGAGATTAAGTTTGATGTTGATGCCATAGGAGAACAGTCTGCTGAAACTTTGGCTATCTTAGAAAACGTCAGTCCTGGGGAATTTATCGCCGAAATTGGCACTCAGTTAATTGTTACGCCAACTGAATTTTGA